From Desulfosalsimonas propionicica, the proteins below share one genomic window:
- a CDS encoding FmdB family zinc ribbon protein, giving the protein MPIYEYQCKKCSRVFEALVLGNDNEVPACDKCGSCEVQRRISAANTIGATVKDFSGGCSPNRSSGFS; this is encoded by the coding sequence ATGCCCATTTACGAATATCAGTGCAAAAAATGCAGCCGTGTTTTTGAAGCCCTTGTACTGGGAAATGACAATGAGGTTCCCGCATGTGACAAATGCGGCAGTTGCGAGGTGCAGCGGCGCATCAGTGCCGCCAATACCATCGGGGCGACGGTGAAGGATTTCTCCGGCGGATGCAGTCCGAATCGTTCTTCGGGATTTTCCTGA